GCAGATGTGGGAACTAGCAAAAGTACATGGCTATGATGGAGGAACAGTCTTAGAGCCTTCAGTCGGAACTGGAAATATGATTGTTCATGCGCCAGATAAAACAAAGGTTACAGGACTGGAAACCGAAGCAGAATATTTTGAAGTAGTCAAAAATCGTTTTCCAACTTCGACGATTCATAATGTATTTTTTGAGCAAGTGTTTTTACAACCAGAAAGATACAGGCACGACTACGAAGGCGATACGACTTGGCTCAAAGGCTATCCGTTTTCGCTTGTCATTGGTAATCCACCTTACGGAAAATTCTCTGGTCGTTGGGCTTCTTACTTTCCACGTAGAGGAGAGCCAAAGATGTCCAATTACGAGTTTTTCTTTATGTGGTACGGTCTGAAACTCTTAAAAAAAGGTGGTTTGCTTATTTATATAGCCCCTCAAAATTTTCTCAATACTGGATTCAATCAGTACAAAAAAGAAAAAGAAGCCATTTTGAAAGTAGGTCAGTTTATAGATGCCTACGAACTAAGTAGCATTTTTAAAGACACTAAAGTTCCTACGCATATTATCGTACTCAAAAAGAAATAATCATGGAACATCAAATCCGATTAGCCATTAAAAAAGCTTTAGATAGCTGTGATAGTGAAAAAATGCCTCATGTCTGTCAATCTAAGCAAATTAAAGGAGGTTATAAACGACTAGAATCATTGGTGTTGAAACTGATGATAAAAAATGAATTTACGCCTTCAGAAGCCATTGCGCATATTGAAAACGAGAATTTGTAAATGAGAAACTACTATTCAGAACGGATTAGGCTTATAGAAGATGTCATTGATGATATGCGTAAGCAGGGAATGCACGATAGAAAGTCAGATACATCACAAGACTACAAAGCTCTGCAACTTGGTTTTGAATCTGATTTTGTGCGCTCTGAATATGAATCAGAATTTGCAGAACTAGAGAGTTATGACAAATCCGTAGAACCTACTCAAATAGAGCTATGCTCTTACAGTAACTTCTTTGAAAAATACCCTCATAAAACCGTAGGAAAGAAGTTTTTATCTTCTTCATTTATGTTCGCTGTTCAGTCTAAAGCTACGCTCAAAGAGAGTGTGGAAATGCTCAAACAAGAAATTGAGAAACAAAAAAAAAGCGAATCCACTTCCTCAAAACTAAAACTCAAAATGAAAGCCAAAGCCCTCAAATTACTTCAATTACAAGCACAAGCCGAATTAGAATTAGGTTCTGGTTTGAGTGGTTTAGATGGTTTGGGAGCATTGGGCGAAGTAGATAAAAAAGAAATTGCTACTAATGCAGCTCTACTCGCTAAACTTGTCAAGAAAGAAGAGCAGAGAGCTAAAAAAATTAATTCCTTTGACGATAATTTTAAAAGGTATAATAAAGGCATTAGTGAAAACGAGATTAAAGCGTGGGTGTGGTTCAAGCAATCACAAGGTTCGCCAATGCACGGTTGGGAAAAATATTTTTTGAAGTCCACAAAGTCCGTAAAAAATGAGGAGGTTTTAGTAACTACTCAATCTACTACTATCAAGGACAATCATTTTAGAGATGAAAAGAAAGTTCCTAGTGGTTCTATTTTGGGGAAGCCTACTCGTTTTCAAAATGAGTACGATAATAAAACCTTTCAGATTTTTACAGACAAAGAAGGGCATAAAAAATATGTAGATAAGTCTCATGTACGCACGCAGCGTACTCAAGCCACAGCCGACCCAAAAGAACTAAGTAAACTCGTCAAAGAAGGAGCTTTATTTGTAGGCGAAACAGACTTTTTACCTCTACCATTGTTTACCTTCGGAAATGTCTATGATAGGATTTTAGCCCTTGAAGAGAAAAAGAGTTTTATCTTAGAACAATACGGACAAGAGGTATATGACAAGCATATTGAAGCTCTCAATGCAGCCAAACCTCGTCCTTTGTCTGTACTTACTCCAGATGCTACAAAGCGTTTGAAAATACTTCCTTTCTCTACATTTGCTAAAGAGTTTAAGATTAAAAACGATGCTGAAGGCAACGAGATAGGCGATGAAGAAGGCATTAGTCTGAATAGTTTTTTCCGTATTTGGTTAAAGCAAAATTTAGAACTGATAGAGACACAAGGTATTTCTGGTTACAATATCATTCATCACTACTTAGATGGTGGTTCAAAACCGAAAGAAGAGAAAGAATTTATTGAAAAATACGCTCGTTTAGAAGGGGATAGACTGTTTGATATTTTCCTTCACACAGGCATATCTGTCAATGACCAAAAGCGTTTGGATATGGCTTGGAACAGGCAGTACAACGGTTTTGCTAGTCTGAATTACAAGCGCATTCCTATTGGTCTTACTACCTCTGCCTTATTCAAAGGCAAGTCGCTTGCTTTTATGGAGGCACAACGAGAAGGGGTAGCCTATATTGATGCTGTGGGTTCTGGCTCTATTGCTTATGATGTAGGAGTAGGCAAAACGATGACGGCTATTCTTATCTTGGCTCAAAATATTCAAAACGGTACGTACAAACGTCCTTTGATTGTTGTTCCTAAACCTACGTATGAGAAGTGGAAAAATGAAATCAATGGTTATAAAGACAAGAAGGGAAACTTTGTAGAAGGTGTACTATCTCATTTGGGCATCAAAATCAATGATTTTGGAAATATGGGAAAAGCCTATATCAATCCAAAAACGATAAATAAGCAAGTAGAGGAAAAATCTATTACGATTGTTTCCTATGAGGGCTTTTCCAGAATTGGTTTTTCTCCTGCCCTAGAAAAAGAACTGCTCAAAGATTTATCTAAAATCGTACTTCAAGATGATGATTCATCTAAACGAGATTTAGAAAAGCAGTATGAAAACTTACGAAAATTAGTAGGTCGTACAGCAAAAGGAACAGTTTGCGATATTGATGTTTTGG
The Bernardetia sp. genome window above contains:
- a CDS encoding SNF2-related protein; this encodes MRNYYSERIRLIEDVIDDMRKQGMHDRKSDTSQDYKALQLGFESDFVRSEYESEFAELESYDKSVEPTQIELCSYSNFFEKYPHKTVGKKFLSSSFMFAVQSKATLKESVEMLKQEIEKQKKSESTSSKLKLKMKAKALKLLQLQAQAELELGSGLSGLDGLGALGEVDKKEIATNAALLAKLVKKEEQRAKKINSFDDNFKRYNKGISENEIKAWVWFKQSQGSPMHGWEKYFLKSTKSVKNEEVLVTTQSTTIKDNHFRDEKKVPSGSILGKPTRFQNEYDNKTFQIFTDKEGHKKYVDKSHVRTQRTQATADPKELSKLVKEGALFVGETDFLPLPLFTFGNVYDRILALEEKKSFILEQYGQEVYDKHIEALNAAKPRPLSVLTPDATKRLKILPFSTFAKEFKIKNDAEGNEIGDEEGISLNSFFRIWLKQNLELIETQGISGYNIIHHYLDGGSKPKEEKEFIEKYARLEGDRLFDIFLHTGISVNDQKRLDMAWNRQYNGFASLNYKRIPIGLTTSALFKGKSLAFMEAQREGVAYIDAVGSGSIAYDVGVGKTMTAILILAQNIQNGTYKRPLIVVPKPTYEKWKNEINGYKDKKGNFVEGVLSHLGIKINDFGNMGKAYINPKTINKQVEEKSITIVSYEGFSRIGFSPALEKELLKDLSKIVLQDDDSSKRDLEKQYENLRKLVGRTAKGTVCDIDVLGLDAIIIDEAHNFRNVFSYVPAQEGVKRYSTQGSTSSRAQSAFMLCNYIQRKYGGNVVLLTATPFNNSPLEVYSILSLIALNKMERVGVKSLSQFMETFIQETYEVVVTASNKLAQKPVVKSFQNKRSLQSLVFSYINFKTGEDAGVRRPVKVNIPRLSYRNSNNELIHLKPSEQITSYLQMNAMQDEYQKEAVALAERGSGFKEKGKNVLVAMSMSRKNAFSPFLLSDEKPEDYLDFVENSPKIHYTVECIASVKKHHEKSGTPVSGQVIYSNIGKVFFPLIKEYLEKEVGFKKGITFSRKKFDEVEIVTGDGTAARKEAIKEAFLSGIVKVIIGSSTIREGIDLQKRGTVIYNLYPDYNPTDIRQLEGRIYRQGNMFGYVRVVTPLIQNSMDVFIFQKLEEKTARINDIWAKATDESNVLDQESLDPEAVKYALYTNIDKLVALKVAELEMEILKSRSKVENELSTLREVEMSRNSYETSKKFIQDKLPEFKRLATNYLEDYKESKDKEVTKNKEKLKSILQEIDAYNNDDKQLVRIGIKIKRVQSNFFKNYAYTDHLDKFRAALTKINKSESILAKYDGNIEEAIKKIEALIIEQNKKIKELKDQQFLQSIYDQIVEEKKKLNITGRSPQDAAKDFAQLNYLLDYTMADVDGVHGNPLPTDKPKSTPKSLPQSATHKAKVKLKMKAKALKLLQLQAQAELELAA
- a CDS encoding N-6 DNA methylase; this translates as MSYSEGNRKGKKILNAYFTPEEICEQMWELAKVHGYDGGTVLEPSVGTGNMIVHAPDKTKVTGLETEAEYFEVVKNRFPTSTIHNVFFEQVFLQPERYRHDYEGDTTWLKGYPFSLVIGNPPYGKFSGRWASYFPRRGEPKMSNYEFFFMWYGLKLLKKGGLLIYIAPQNFLNTGFNQYKKEKEAILKVGQFIDAYELSSIFKDTKVPTHIIVLKKK